The Vigna radiata var. radiata cultivar VC1973A unplaced genomic scaffold, Vradiata_ver6 scaffold_537, whole genome shotgun sequence genome contains the following window.
taatcataataataatattattattattattattattattattattgttattataatcataataataatcataatggTGGTGGTGaaggtgatggtggtggtgctggtggaggaggaggtggtggaagtgatggtagtggtggtggtgaaagtgatggtggtggtggttgttgatAGCTCCGCGCCGAGGCAAATCAGCGAGGACCTGACGTCTACCACGAATTGAGCTATTGAATCGGATAAAACACATCAGAAACAAGAGACGACAACTTAGGTTTGATTTGATTGGTGAAAAAAGGCTAGGGTTCGAGGTAGGAAGAATTCTAAAAGGTTTTCCGAGATGATTTAATGAATAGATTTAGGCTAGTTCAATCGATGAAGACATCCAATTAAACGATGGAAGGAGTCGTTGATCGGTGGAAAATGTAGAGCAATGGTGAAAATGGTGATAAATTAGGTTTCAATCAGTCAAAAGGCTCAGTAGGTGATGGATCTAGGAAACCTTAGCAGCTGAGGCTCAAAATGCCAAAGAATGATTGAAAGATTGAAGAAAGGCTTCGATTGGATGTCTTGACGATGGCTCTGTAGGAGCAAAGGTCAATGGAGGAAATGCTCTCGTGGAAGACAAATGCAAGAGCAAAAATTATCTCTCAAATGTTGACGAGAGAAAAGTGATGATGTATGTTAACGAATGCGTGAGAAGAAATGGCTTTGAGGAAAGCAAACGCGCCACGAGACAGTAATGATTGGTAGAGTGCTTTAGTGGAGGAATGAGAAATCTAATATGGAAAAATGAGAGAATTGGTAATGtgatggaaggtggctagagatCCTTTAGGATTCTCTACccttgactttcaaggaatTAAACTTTAAAGTTCTCTCTAcacaaaatttaattcaatatctCAAATATAAATACTAGAGGTGTTGACATGTCTATATATAGGATTAAAagtcccacatgcctaacacattttACACATGTCTAATAAAAATAAGCGAAATACTAAACTAAGAAAATTGGACTTAGACCCAAGTCATTATCGCCTTCTCCTTGGAAAGGATTTctcctcaaatctgatggttcaTCTGAATCAAAgattaatatgcaattaacatcaaatatatatctaattagctttatttgacccaataagaTATACAAAGAAATATGTGAAGAAggttttctaaatttgaaattttcaatattatgaTCAAAAAGAAACCTTagttcatttgaaaatttatttctgTCTTGAGTTAACTATAACAAAAAGATAACTCTAAGTTTTTGATTGCCATGTTTTAAAAGTTGCAATTTTTGAAAAGATAGAATGGTTgggaagaaaagataaatatgGAACATTCAATAACAAACCCATTACAAATTGCAACTTTTAAAACAAATCTAAAGCTGCTAACAGTGGACTAACAAACCCATTACAAATCAGATTATCAAAACAAATacaattacaaacaaaaaaaagaagaaattgtaaTCCTATGCTACGGCTCAAATACTGTTATAGCCCGCTGCTGGTACACTACTGCTACAGCCCACTGCTGTACGAACTCTTGATCAAAAACCGTGTTCAAACGCAGCATAAACAATCACGTATCCAGATCTGGTCCATCCTGCAACATATATAATCAAGTTGCTATCACTTACCTCTTTATCCAAATAGATTGCATAAAAGATTTATATGGTAATAAGCACTTCGCTGTCTTAGGCCTGTACACTTGATCCAGCTAAAATCCTTATTGCTATTCAAATTGTAAGATGGCACTAGCTTTATATTTCTCATTAATCCAAACCTGCACAGATATTTAAATCAACTAAGCAGAGCATACAATGCTTAAAATTATCAGAAACAATTTGCAAAATGGAGGTAATTAAACCAATTCACTCCCCTAATCAAATGGTTCCAATCAGGTCAAAGTTGCACAAGATAAATTTAATTCCAGAAATCAGCATTCTAATCAATTCAATTAATTGCAGCCATACGAAAACAATTGCAGCCAAACAGAAgcaattttaggataaagacTCCCTTCAATTCAGAactttgatgaaggttgaaaaacatttattttcatatatgttaatttagaccaaattacaccctttactacttggaatgagtttagaatcaagcaaaactcaataaatgagtctgtagagagtcaagagttgtttttagcgatattatacttgttttgcattgttttatagtTAAATCATTAATCGTTCTAATTAAAGGAAATGAAACTTAGAAAAGAGTTAAATCAGCAAGAAATAGAGAAAAGTATGAAATAGAGCCTAACAGAACCTAAAAATGTCTAACAGCATGACCTAAACTATGTACAACCTATACAATAATAAGCTCTTCTATCCAACAATAAGCTCTTCTAAACGCTAAAAAATCTCTTAAATCAAAGTTCTACgagataaaatagtaaaatgaaaagaaaataagaaaagaagtaaCTATGAACCTAGCTAAACTAAAACAGacttttatttaagaaaaaaaaaatagcctAAGAAAATCccaaatagtaataaaaataaagccTAATCCTACATCCTAAAACAGATTCTGAAAGCATCAAAGACTAAGTAAGTATTTACAAACTAAAACTAAGGATTTATAAACCGAAACTAAGTATGACTATTTATCCTACCCTATAAGCTAATATTTACAACTCAATTAGTcctaaactaaaaagaaaatcaactaagcaaaaaaaattcatctatTTTTACTACAAAAGCACGTACTAAAACAGTTGGAtcaaagcaaaagcaaaaattTAACTATACACTTAAGAGGCTTTGTAACAACACAAAGATATAGGTACATATCAAACATCAACAAATTTGTACACAACAAAAACTGAAAAACGCAAAGATACAGAATtgaacaagaacaaaaacaaagattaaaactaaaattacaaaactaaaaaacaaaagaacttGTTCATATTGGCCACAAATCAAAATTGaccttctttatttttatagaaatgTTCTACTCTACTGTTTAATATACTTACTAAGAATATATTAACTATCATAAAGAACCTATAAGTACTACTActtaagagaaaggaaaagaaatggcTTATCGGATTTGCTCCTCGCTTAGCCCAACTGTGCATTTTCACCAAGGTTACACTGACTTTCTCCTTCTCAAAAACAGATTTacttgaaaatggactaaaacactagaataagaataaaaaaccaCACAATCATCGAGCACAATACAAAAATCTCATTAGTATGCATTTACGAGAAAAATGTAACTCAATAACAATAAAGAACGGCACAAATTTGCAGCACAATACCTTAATTCGGTCCTGATCGGGCAAAGGCCTGCGAAGATCGAGTCTAAAATTCTTCAAAACGAAGTCAAGGACAAGAATGGCCTCATAAAATGCCCTAGCTGAGACATCTGCAGCACAAGAATGATCAGTTGTCAAGACTACTTTATTCAAGACACAAAACTTGACCAACATTGACAAGTTAAACCAACCAATATTAAGAGACAGGCCCATCTGAGTTGACCAATACACTGCAAGTAAACTCTTTGAAAAGTAAAGCACAACAAGAGGGCTTAGTCTCAGAACAAAATCCACACTCAATATTAGAAGAATACCACCATACCTTCCCTCTCTTGATTGGTAAAATATCATCCATAGTAAGTGGTTCACCAGTAATTGGACACTTGCCATAATCCTACACAgtattttattaacaaagttTATAGCATGAAATCTCATAATGAATAATATAACCTATACACCAGCTTCAAGGACATAGAACCAAACCTAATGTGAAAATCTAAAACAGGGAAATAAAGTCAGAAAAAATTTTACAATcagttttatttaaagaaacaaatcTAAAAGAAATCTAACCTTAACAACCTAAAAACTATCTAAAACAGATCAAAAAGTAAAGATGCTGTAATATTCATAATAGCAGCCTAAACAgatcctataaaaaaaaaaaaaaagaattctaAAGCAAATGCATATTTACAAAGACTAAAACAAGATATGAAAACTAAACAATTACTAatgattaaaacaataattaagaaAACCAAAACAGAATTACTAACACGTGAAACAACACTTAAAGAAGCTaaaatttttaggtttaaatactTGTTTGGTCCCTATGTTTAGTGGTAATTTTCAGTTTAATACCcagttttaaaaatgtagacATTAGGTCTTAAAGTTGtcaaaattgtatgaattgaGTCCCTTCCATTAAATGGGCAGAAATAGAGTTAACTCTCAGCTGACGTGGCAAAGgaatctttactttttttttctctctcctgtGCTTTTCCTGAAATACCGCAACTTTTTCTCTCACGGTTAAATCCctttctttgaattttattttgtttctttggttGCCTTTCACAGGCAGCGCTTTGAAGTAGAGGAATTcacaaaatccaaatataaaacCTTTATCTCTGTAGATGACTATCACAGTCTTACCGTTAGGGCACCATTCATTCCAGCACTGATCACAATAACAAAAGAGTTTATTTGTGGTATCAGATTCGACAAGGTGCTCCTCCACTTCCTTAGCCCTTCTTCCTTTCCTGTGGAGTCACCATATCTGACTCCAAAATCTTCCTGTTCTAAACTCAACAAACATATATGTCCATCACCCTTTACGTGTCGTGGGCGCTGTTATGAGATCATTGCTATAAGATCATTACGAAGACGACATTGatccctctttctctctctcaatctCATCATGAGATTAAACCGCCAACCACTTTGACTGCACCATCACCTTCGCCGCCGCACCTCAGCTACCCCGACACAGTTCATTTGTCGCCTCGTTCACTAAATACCAATTCACGGGGCGAGCCCTTTGCGCCGGCGTCGTCGAAGCTGCATTTGATGCGCAAATACGGGAGGTACAATGTCTCGTGCCCCACGAAAAATCTCTCTACTCCATCGACGTCGACGCTGACATTATCGTTCGGAACCCTCCACATCACTTGTGGACCTCTCCACGCGCCTATTGAAGATGATCCTGAACTATATTTCTTATTAAGTATTTACAAACTAGAAGCAAATATTTACAAACTGAAACAATATGGCTATTTACACTACCTATGAGCTAAATATTTACAAACACATACAGACCTAAAATGAACACAACccagaaaaaaaattacctcTAATTTCTACTACGCTAACATAGTTATAtcagaggaaaaagaaaaaaattgaagattatatTATGAGATTTTGCCTAATAATAAAACTGGGAcatgttcaatttttttgtagGAGAATTTCCCAATTGAGAAGATGCATACCTTCAAGTGTTGAAAAAGCCCTGAGAACAAAGGCAAAGGTAGATGGAAAACGGAATGGCTGGTCTTGTGCTATTGCAAATATTTGATTTCAACTCTGCAGATCGACCAATTGCTGCTGCTAGTCTAGGTCAGGTGTTTGATTCTACTTTGcagatttatattttcattaaattgacTTACAGTTTTAAATTACTGTTGTTATTAATATGGTAACATAAATTCCGGGGACACatttgtgaaaattgaaattaaaatatgtttttatagtaaaaataataatatagtgatgatatattttgattaattacaattattttattactaaagagagaaaaataatgatataatgatgatatataatgatatttcatcactaaagagagaaaaatatatataaatgaaattagttTCAATCTTTAGAATCTAATACTAGATActtattattaatatgtaaatataagtTGTAAGTTTTTCTCACTTCAATTGTTGGAGAGTCTTCTAAAATGATACATGAAGACTCAAGacagttttttaaattaatttattttatgttttgcatCAAATCGTTTATCCCTAAATCGTTTATTATAATCTTTAAACTTGGATAAGTCTTGAAAGCATTCAAAAACTCCTTCTATAGAACCCTAAAGAggaaaaaacttttaattggTAAACAACTAATAAAtcaataagtaaataaattaagatcaaatgaaaaatcaacatgcagttttgaaagaaaaattaatgaacaagtattcaaaataacaatagCACTGATACAATGAGAGAACAAGACTATAAGGTTCAAAGAAAGCAATAAAGTtatgaaataacaaaataataattgaatttaccaagcatataaataacaaaatgatgttaaatattcaaaaacttGGCAGCAAGATCTGTAGCTCCAGCAACAATATGATGGGGTTTAATGTACATTTAATCTTATTCTTTTGAAACAATATGATATGCTACATCAGTATAGAACATGACAGTATATTGCAATCATAGGAACCCTTTTAAGAAATGTTTATCCATCTCAtgaaaggttaaaaaaaactaaataagaataaaaatattcctGCATAAACGACCTTGCCAAgataataaatcatattaaacaTTTCATGGTTAATTAGGAAGGAAGCATGATGaacatttaatttaacaaatgaaATGCTACCTGTTTAGATGGATTAATACTCTTAATTGATGGTAGCAGCAATGGTGGATGTTAATTATATCATTCCCATAACTCCTTAAAAGGTACTGCAAAGGATTCCATATTGAAATCAGAACACTAGTGTCAACATTGTggatattgtaatattaaaatttatggtatgtatttcgaaaaaaaaataactttaaacataaacttcatattaaaagcaaattaATGGGGTACATTTGCAATAAGCCATAGTTATATTTCCTATGTTTGTAGATTGCACATTAATggatataaaaactaaattaaaaattaaaaaatctcaGAAAAATTACTTTGGTTTCCATAAACACAATAGCAATGTTTGAGCAGACAATCGGTACTAAACACAATAGTAATGATTTTGAAACAGAAAATCGAATCCAATAGACCACTTACTTATCCCAAATGGAACCCTTTGAAAATAAATGTGGGTATTTCTCTATTGGCTACAATGAAAANTTTCCCTAAGTATTAGATAAACATGTGATATATCTGCACAATACCCACACTCACAAAAACTTGAGTACTTATCAAtgcaaaatgtaaaaaaaaaaaaaaaaacaacagaaCATGCATGATACCATTTTTCCTAGATGCATGAGACCATACTGTAAAAATTTCTATTCTCAATCAAATACAGAATTTCAGGCATTGACTTTCTGAATAAGCCAGAAGTCtttcaattgaaaaacaaactcatCTTATAATATACACCAAATCAAAGGCTTTTTATGCAGGTGCATCAGATTGTTATACTCTAGATGGCAAAGATTGTAAAGAGTACCTGAGCCAAATAGCCTCCCAATGTTGGGCCAATGATTAAACCTGTGCCCCAAGCTGCACTGACCTAAATTCAAATCACACTAAATTATTCTTGGGTTCTAAgaagtaataatataaaagggATGATGATGCTAACTGTTGATAGTCCAGAGCATGGTGTTCATCTCGAAAAATTTCAGTGGCAATAGGCCTGTTAAATAAAGGAGTTAGCAAACAAACATGTACAACCGGAGATTTGAACTAGATTGACTAGGAAATATAGAAAGTGCTAACTATTTGGGGTTAAAAATATGATACCTTCACTGGTCCAAGCATACCATTTAAACTTCCAAGAAGATATCTTGTAGTAAGAGCCATCCAAAAACTAGTACTAAGGCCAAATAGTGAGGAGAAAATGACACTGAAATCATGTAAGCACTGAGATTTATATGAAGCTGAACAAATAACTTAAAGAAATTACCAATCCATTAAAAGATATACTTACACCACCACAACCCCTGTAAACATTACAGGCTTTCTACCACAACGATCAGCAACAACTCCCCATAATACAGATGTCAATCATCTCTCAAGCATGAATGAAGAGCCTAAAACATTTTCATCATACAGGCCTCCCTAGTAAGTAACTTGCAAGCATTGTTGAAGACttcaaaaaaaatgataatgataGAAGTAATCTTACCAATATAACCAGCATAAGAACTGATATCAGCTTCTGTTTTCGCAATATTAAAATCCCTTACCTGAAAATAAACGTTCCATCATTGAGGAATCTGGATATGTATAATACTCATCCatgaaataaagttaaaattaatcacAGCTTTAGTTTTGTAAGTATTTCATAACAAATGACAAAACAGAACTAAGAGCAGGAATCACTAAAAAATGGACTCTAGCATATTCCAAGTATTAAAGTAAAATGTATTCAAAGAACTTCCAACAATAATGTTTAAACATTATTCATAGAACTTCGAACAATGTCACAAGATCAAAATATACATCGAGTTCAATTGAT
Protein-coding sequences here:
- the LOC106778205 gene encoding uncharacterized protein LOC106778205 isoform X1, whose product is MASVQLLVNHLLWMIFYQSREGRYGGILLILSVDFVLRLSPLVVLYFSKSLLAVYWSTQMGLSLNIGWFNLSMLVKFCVLNKVVLTTDHSCAADVSARAFYEAILVLDFVLKNFRLDLRRPLPDQDRIKVWINEKYKASAILQFE
- the LOC106778205 gene encoding protein argonaute 10 isoform X2; this encodes MNGALTDYGKCPITGEPLTMDDILPIKRGKSLLAVYWSTQMGLSLNIDVSARAFYEAILVLDFVLKNFRLDLRRPLPDQDRIKVWINEKYKASAILQFE